CTTTGGAAAATGCGTCAGGGGAGCAGCCACCTAAAAATGCGAAAATTGTTCGCGACTTGATGCTTGCATCAAACTTTGTGGCAAACCACATTACGCATTTTTATCTGCTTGCACTTCCAGACTATGTTGCAGGCTCTCAAGGCTCTTTTGCACAAGAGACGTGGAGCGTAGACATGCGAAGTGATGCTGCGTTGCAAAGCATTCCAACTCACATGAACAAAGCCTTGGAAGCTCGACGAAAAGCCCATGAAATGACAGCAATATTCGGTGGCAGAATGCCGCATCCTCCTTCGATTATTCCGGGAGGACAGACAGCAGGACTCGAAACAGCACGAGTGAACAAGTTCAAAGCCTTGCTTGCCGAGGTTAAGGCGTTCACGCGCACATATTTTCGTCCAGATGTGGAAACATTAGCGCGAGTGTATCCAGAGTACTACAACATCGGTAGAGGGCCGGGTAACCTAATGTGCTTTGATGTATTTTCACACGGCACAAATTCCCCGCTTCTTCCGGGGGGCTATGTTCTTGATGGTTCTTCAACAGTTAACAAAGTCTACACTGGTGAAATAGAAGAAACCACCAAATTTGCTTTTTATACAGAAGAGTCCGGCGGCCATCCTTCTTCCGGCTCAACAACTCCTGAATACCCAAAAGACGATGCTTACACTTGGACAAAAGCACCGCGCTATCGCGGGCTTCCGATGGAATGCGGTCCCCTTGCTCGTCTTTGGATGTCAGGAAAATACCGTCATGGAATTTCAGCAATGGATAGAATGATGGCACGCTTAGTCGAAACAGAATTACTTTTAACTGAAATGTCCTCTTGGATTACGCAAGGCGATGCATCATCTGTACATAATGGATTTAACGTACCGAACAGTGCCAAAGCATTCGGGTTAACAGAGGCTCCACGCGGCGCAATTGGGCACTGGCTGAGCATTAGCGAAGGTAAAATTTCTTCTTACCAAGTCATTACACCGACGTGCTGGAATTGCTCCCCCAAAGATGCCAGTGGAAAACACGGGGCATTAGAAGAAGCATTGCTCTCCGTACCCGTTACTAATATTGACCAGCCAATTGAGGCGTTGCGCGTTGTGCATTCCTTTGACCCATGCCTCGACTGTTCTGTCCACGTAATGCAGGCAGACGCAAAAGAGCACCACATTGTTGGCTAATACGCAGGAATTGGTATTCGCAGCAGCACTTGGCGTATGCTGCGGGCTTGCCGGAACTCGCTTTGCCCATCATTACACACGGAAAATTCAAAGCGAGTCCCCGTCAGGTGTTGGCATTACGGCGTGCTGCATCAGCTGGTGTGTACTGGCACTCCTTACAACAGGAGTAAATTTCGGGTGGTTTGCTATATCTTGCATAGGAGCCATGCTTATTACAGCCAGCGCCATTGATCTAAAAGTATTATTGCTACCAGATGTGCTCACGCTACCAGCCGCCGCATTATCTATTCCTGTTTCCATTTTTCTCATTGGGAACAGCCCTGAATTTGCACTATATGGTGCACTCGCTGGCTCAGGATTTTTTTACATCATCGCGGCGATATATGAAAAAATCCGCAAACGATCAGGGCTGGGCATGGGAGATGTGAAGCTGCTTCTCAGCCTTGGTGCGTTCACTGGTCCATCAGGGATTTTCTATGCAATTACATTCGGGAGCATGCTGTTGCTTCTCTGGAGTATACCGCAGTTACTTTTTTCTAAACAACGAGCTAGCAGGATGCAGACAGCATTACCCTATGGACCATTTTTATGCTTAGGCGCAATGAGCGTCTTTATGTTGCAATAAACCAACTCGAGTTTCGACTCTTACTGCATGGTATGAAAAAACACGTCATCATCCTTGGTGGAAAAACCGGACTCCTTGGTCAAGCGCTTGCGGCAGAATACCAAGCTGCGGGCTATACTGTTCACGCACCGCTGCGAACGGACTTTGATACTCTTAATAGTGCTCAGCTAGCAAAACACATCGACTCTATAGAGCCAGAGATTGTTATCAACGCAATCGGGTATACTCATGTAGATCAGGCAGAAAAAAACACGGATGAAGCCTACGCTGTTAATACAACGTCTTGTGAAACACTCGCTGAGGTTTTGAGCACACGCCCTGTGCGCTGTATTTCATTCAGCACAGATTATATATTTAGCGGGCAGAATGACACTCCTTATACTGAAAAAGATATCCCCAACCCCCGTAATGTGTACGCAAAAACAAAATTACTCGGCGAATACGCATTGCTTGACCGCATTGCAGATAAAACCATGATTCTACGGACTGCATGGTTGTTCGGACTTCATAAAGCAAATTTTGTCAGCACAATTACAGCTCTTTCTCGGCAAAAAAAAGAACTGCCCGTCATTGCAGACCAAGTAGGCAGCCCAACAAGTACACATGATTTAGCCCGAGCATGCCTTACGCTATCTGCCACAGAAACAAATGGGGTGTATCACATTACCAACTCCGGCACTGCAAGCTGGTATGAACTCGCTCAAGCTGCTGTAACCTTGGCAGGACACCCAGATAATATTGTTCCTATACGTACCGCTGACTACAACCAGCAAGCACCCCGTCCAGCCTACTCTGCGCTATCTACAGACTTGCTTACCCTCAACACAGGCATCACTATGCGCCCTTGGAAAGAGTCACTCGCAGAATATGTTTACGCGTCATCACAAAAGGAAATCACTCATGCAAATTTTTGATACGCCGTTGAAAGACATGCTTGTTCTTAAACCTGACGTATTCACAGATGAACGCGGCTTTTTCTTTGAAAGCTTCAATCAAAAAAAATTCGAAGATGCTGTTGGGAAAAGCGTATCTTTTGTGCAGGACAATCAATCATGTTCCCGCAAAAACGTACTTAGAGGTCTGCATTACCAACGGACACCGCATGAACAAGGCAAGCTTATTCACTGCATCAGCGGTTGCATTTACGACGTTGCGGTCGATATTCGCCCTACGTCCGCAACCTATGGAAAATGGTTCGGCAAATATCTTTCCAGCGAAACCAAAGAACAGCTTTGGATTCCTGAAGGGTTCGCGCATGGATTTTTCACCTGCTCCCATGAAGCGACTATAGCGTATAAAGTCACGTCATTTTACAACCCACACGCTGAGGTCACGATTGCTTGGAACGATCCCACAATAAATATTTCATGGCCAATAGAGACTCAGCCAATTCTTTCACCTAAAGACGCAATCGCACCTCTTTTAGCTGACTGCAGCGCAGAAGCTGTTTAGGAACTCGCCAACTACTCGCTAAAGCGCACCGAGTACCACTGGCAATCTACCTGCCTACCGAGTATTGCCAGAAAAAGAACGTCCTTTAGCACAAAGCCCCATGTGTACCGCATTTCGGGTGAACAATGGGGTCGAATCCCATTTGCAGCCACATCTCGTATTGCTAGTATTAATTCAAATAGATAGACATTAATGGCAGAGATTATTTCAAAACTCTAAATCACCCCATCTTAACTTTTAAGCTCTATTCGTTATCAAGCTGCATGGAGGAACATGATGAACTATCTCAAAGTTCGCTCGCTATATTTTATTAAAGGGCTCAACTACGAAGGTGCTGCATTCTCCCTGTTAACCGATGACTGCCAACTTACCATATTCTCAAAATTAGAAAAAAATGTGATAAAACCGTATGCTATAATAAATAAATTTGGAGCTGAGCTTCTATCAGCCATGTCAGGAAAAACTTGGCAACGCCACCCAATAGAAGAATATGAAACAGCACTTCTTAACAAATATAACTTAGAATCCCAAACAGGAACCTTTATTCAAGTCAGCAATCGAATAGAAACAGGTGTAGAACTATTTCCTATGGAAGATTCAAGCCCACTTGCTAAGCCAGCTAGGACTCAACCTACCCCTACAAAGGATCATCGCGTTCACGGACACATTTCTTATTATGAAGTCGATGGTATTATTACTGGATTCTTACCAAGTGAGCTAGAGCATGAACTACTAACTCTAGAAAAAAAAGAAGCAACTAGCCTAGGTATCTACCTAATAAAAAGTAAGAACTCTATTTCAACACAAAAGCTAGCATCCTCTACATCAATTGAGACACCGGGTATGGAAGTATGGCTAAATAAAATCGCTTGTTCTGCATCAATGGAGATTATTGAAACATGCAATGATACAAATACAATGGTAAATAATTTTTACTCAAACTCTATTCTAACCAATAACATCGATGGGCTACTCCTGATGCAATCGCTAGGACACAAGACTGCAACACCATACGTACAATTTATATCTTTATGGATAGTCCTAGAAAAAATAAGTAGCAATGCATTCAAAGAACTGAGTAAACAGGAGATATATGATCTATCGCAAAAAAATTACAACTTACTAAACAAAAACACGAAAAAATACATTAATTACGTTGCAACGAAATCTGTGACAAGAATTAACAAAGCAAAATTCTATCTTACAGATAAGTTTATCATTTCGGCGGCGGCTGCAGGAATTGAGCTTAATGACGAAACAATAACCCTTTTTAGAAATGTAAAAAAAACTAGAGACGAAGTTCATAGCTCTGTATGCGAATACGGAAATTTTCCCACTGAATCTATTTTTAAGCTCCTCCGAATGCTTTGCTCTTAGCGACAACAAGCTCGTAACGGGACTCCCCCCCCCGCACTCCTTATTCAAACCCATGCCATATTCTACTCATAATTTGATTCAACTAGCTGAGTATTTAAATCTTGGCGACATATTTATGGCAAACTGAGAACTGGCTAAACGTTACATATAAGCAAAAGCTATTCTTACTCCACTTGGGAACTGCAGGAAGTTGCAAGGAAAACTCTTGCAGCAACACATGAAATTCGGGGGCAAGCTCAGTCCTGCGCATCAACAAAAGGTGTTGCGTAGTTTCTATTTCTCCTTACATGCTGGTAGTAATACCAAAATGCTGTAACGCACTAATCGAGTTATACGCAAAACTCCCTGCACGTTCTTAGCGTGTATGACATCATAAAAAATATCGCAGCTCCATAGGAGCACACCTATGGAGCTGCGATTGTACAAGTGCAACCATGTGCTTGCTGACATAACATAGCACTCCTACTACTTTTGCATAAAAAAAGCCTTCGAAGGTTTAGCTAGCTAAATAGAACAAGCACGTTTCTCCCAATCGTTGGACACAAAAAAAGCCCTCACAGCTTTCACTGTAAGGGCTTTTTTTAATGGCGGAGAGGAAGGGATTCGAATTAATAGTTAACCATTTGAATTTTAACTAGTTAAATAATATTTAGATTATAATGTGCACCCTGTGTACCAGTTCTGGAGCGAGCACTGGGTTCGCATCTTAGCTGCTATCTTTAAAGTTATAAGCGAACTAAGTATTATTCTCTTCCACCACATAAAATACACCTACACGTGCTCACCTAAGTCCTGGCGCCAAATGAAGGAGCATAGGCACTCTATATATGATTAATCGCGCAATAACGCCGTTGCAGGAGTCAATCGAGAAGCTCGGTATGCTGGAATTATTCCAAAAAAAACACCAAAAATGATAGAGCAGAAGAATGCCCAGAACATATTACAAGCGGAGTGTGCAAGCGGAATATCTGGAGCGAAATTCATGAATAGCAATTGAACAATGTATGAAGTAAACACGCCGAGAAGGCTACCTAGAAGACACAGTATGATAGATTCAATTACAAATTGAATCAGTATTTCCGCACGCCTAGCGCCGATAGCCATTCTCAAACCAATTTCTGAAACACGCTCTGCAACAGAAACAAGCATAATATTCATGACACCTATCCCGCCCACCAAAAGAGAGATAAAGGCAATACATGCGGCTGAAAGACTCATTGTTTCAGATGTTTGTTTTACAGCATTATGCAGCAAATCAATGTTAAAAGTGAAAAAATCTTTTTTCCCATTATGTAACTTTAACAACACACTATTTATTATTGATTCAGCAGAGGTGGCATTAACGCTATCTTTCAGTTTTATGGAAATTGATTGAATCTTACTCCCAGGTGATAATTTCGTCCAAACCGTTGAAAATGGGCTATAAGCTGTAAGTGCGCCTACATTATCCTGCTGTAACGAATTTTGCTCTATAACTCCCACAACTCTTAGCGAGACATCATCTAAAAGAACTGCACGTCCGATTACCGATGTCGAATGG
The DNA window shown above is from Halodesulfovibrio sp. and carries:
- a CDS encoding nickel-dependent hydrogenase large subunit gives rise to the protein MKKIIHPLTRVEGHMKMEIETASDASGNQTITNAACAGSLYRGFENILIGRNPVDAITITERICGVCPVVHGITAATALENASGEQPPKNAKIVRDLMLASNFVANHITHFYLLALPDYVAGSQGSFAQETWSVDMRSDAALQSIPTHMNKALEARRKAHEMTAIFGGRMPHPPSIIPGGQTAGLETARVNKFKALLAEVKAFTRTYFRPDVETLARVYPEYYNIGRGPGNLMCFDVFSHGTNSPLLPGGYVLDGSSTVNKVYTGEIEETTKFAFYTEESGGHPSSGSTTPEYPKDDAYTWTKAPRYRGLPMECGPLARLWMSGKYRHGISAMDRMMARLVETELLLTEMSSWITQGDASSVHNGFNVPNSAKAFGLTEAPRGAIGHWLSISEGKISSYQVITPTCWNCSPKDASGKHGALEEALLSVPVTNIDQPIEALRVVHSFDPCLDCSVHVMQADAKEHHIVG
- the rfbD gene encoding dTDP-4-dehydrorhamnose reductase, with translation MLRRNERLYVAINQLEFRLLLHGMKKHVIILGGKTGLLGQALAAEYQAAGYTVHAPLRTDFDTLNSAQLAKHIDSIEPEIVINAIGYTHVDQAEKNTDEAYAVNTTSCETLAEVLSTRPVRCISFSTDYIFSGQNDTPYTEKDIPNPRNVYAKTKLLGEYALLDRIADKTMILRTAWLFGLHKANFVSTITALSRQKKELPVIADQVGSPTSTHDLARACLTLSATETNGVYHITNSGTASWYELAQAAVTLAGHPDNIVPIRTADYNQQAPRPAYSALSTDLLTLNTGITMRPWKESLAEYVYASSQKEITHANF
- a CDS encoding A24 family peptidase, whose amino-acid sequence is MANTQELVFAAALGVCCGLAGTRFAHHYTRKIQSESPSGVGITACCISWCVLALLTTGVNFGWFAISCIGAMLITASAIDLKVLLLPDVLTLPAAALSIPVSIFLIGNSPEFALYGALAGSGFFYIIAAIYEKIRKRSGLGMGDVKLLLSLGAFTGPSGIFYAITFGSMLLLLWSIPQLLFSKQRASRMQTALPYGPFLCLGAMSVFMLQ
- the rfbC gene encoding dTDP-4-dehydrorhamnose 3,5-epimerase; the encoded protein is MQIFDTPLKDMLVLKPDVFTDERGFFFESFNQKKFEDAVGKSVSFVQDNQSCSRKNVLRGLHYQRTPHEQGKLIHCISGCIYDVAVDIRPTSATYGKWFGKYLSSETKEQLWIPEGFAHGFFTCSHEATIAYKVTSFYNPHAEVTIAWNDPTINISWPIETQPILSPKDAIAPLLADCSAEAV